A region from the Pseudonocardia petroleophila genome encodes:
- a CDS encoding acyl-CoA dehydrogenase family protein has product MLPTAATTVAGLRAQVRRFLADELDAGSFRPSCDSWIQGHSPAFSRKLGERGWLGMTWPRRYGGGGRSARERFTVVEELLAAGAPVAAHWIADRQTGPLLLRVGTEQQKRTLLPAMARGRLFVAAGLSEPDSGSDLASVRTRATPTATGWRVSGRKVWTSHAHRSHYLLALVRTAPPNGDRHAGLSQMLVNLDAPGVTIRPIEVMTGEAHFTEVTLDDVPVPAGMVVGTVGDGWRGVMAELAHERSGPERYLSTFPLLAELVSAPAAHGEAALTDIGSATARLWALRALSLRVQDLLDRGIPTGTAAALVKDLGTQLEGELVDIARRACATRPGSAADAPLGALLQHAQLARPSFTLRGGTNEILRGVVARGLEAAG; this is encoded by the coding sequence ATGCTCCCGACGGCAGCGACGACGGTCGCCGGGCTGCGTGCGCAGGTGCGCAGGTTCCTGGCCGACGAGCTGGACGCGGGTTCCTTCCGGCCGTCCTGCGACTCCTGGATCCAGGGGCATTCGCCGGCGTTCAGCCGCAAGCTGGGTGAGCGCGGCTGGCTCGGCATGACCTGGCCTCGCCGCTACGGCGGCGGAGGCCGGTCGGCCCGGGAGCGCTTCACCGTCGTCGAGGAGCTCCTCGCGGCCGGCGCCCCGGTCGCCGCGCACTGGATCGCCGACCGGCAGACCGGCCCGCTGCTGCTGCGCGTGGGCACCGAGCAGCAGAAGCGGACCCTCCTGCCCGCCATGGCCCGCGGTCGGCTGTTCGTCGCCGCCGGGCTGAGCGAACCGGACAGCGGCTCCGACCTGGCCTCCGTACGCACTCGCGCCACCCCGACGGCCACGGGCTGGCGCGTGAGCGGCCGCAAGGTGTGGACCAGCCACGCGCACCGCAGCCACTACCTGCTCGCCCTGGTCCGGACCGCACCGCCGAACGGCGACCGGCACGCCGGGCTCAGCCAGATGCTGGTCAACCTCGACGCGCCGGGAGTGACGATCCGGCCCATCGAGGTGATGACCGGCGAGGCGCACTTCACCGAGGTCACCCTCGACGACGTCCCCGTGCCCGCGGGCATGGTCGTCGGGACGGTCGGCGACGGCTGGCGCGGGGTCATGGCCGAGCTCGCCCACGAGCGCAGCGGGCCCGAGCGCTACCTGAGCACGTTCCCGCTGCTCGCCGAGCTGGTGTCCGCACCCGCCGCGCATGGCGAGGCCGCCCTCACCGACATCGGCTCGGCCACCGCGCGACTCTGGGCGCTGCGCGCCCTGTCGCTGCGCGTGCAGGACCTGCTCGACCGGGGCATCCCGACCGGCACCGCGGCCGCGCTGGTCAAGGACCTCGGCACCCAGCTGGAGGGCGAGCTCGTCGACATCGCCCGGCGCGCCTGCGCAACCCGGCCCGGCTCGGCCGCGGACGCGCCTCTGGGCGCCCTGCTGCAGCACGCCCAGCTCGCCAGGCCGTCGTTCACGCTGCGCGGCGGCACGAACGAGATCCTGCGCGGTGTGGTGGCCCGCGGCCTGGAGGCCGCGGGATGA
- a CDS encoding sigma-54-dependent Fis family transcriptional regulator, with translation MVTLAFQPDPDLDSPRSLELVSRHRPEIARSWQRSARSGVRRDAVTLPGRLDGDRPHRLLRAAGAVVERLARRLQGQHFAVVLADAGARVVDVRAGQPGVLAWLDRVGVVPGALLAEEAVGTNAIGCAVEERRPFAVVGVEHYRENLRRLSDRAVPVRHPVTGVVKGALALACRTEDDSVLLLPLVEEAAARIEDALAEDTARHERLLLDRFLQTTRRSATAVVCLNRDLLISNTLASPLVSPADQSFLWDWATRVLAGRDEYCGELRLAEDVVVQARCAVVRDDDQEAGVVIEMRPRATAPPCAPRGAQQHLPGARGGAGAGAVPGRSAAAERVRRELAAVAGDRRPVLISGEPGTGKTFLARHLHERDGAVGAVTVLETAQCRDDPAAWFARLRAGLVAPGTVVLQHIDELPGDLAWRAVGLVEGADEQAVRLVATARPGGSQDVTTRLRDCFPARLQLPPLRQVAEDVAAIAQVLVRDLAGCSPAPRLEPATLQSLTGQVWPGNVRELRAVLSSALLRSGGRNVALKHLPPEYRTAPIRHRLTALQRAEREALLNALDDSGGNKLAAAELLGIARSTLYRKIRILGIDGRCLSG, from the coding sequence ATGGTGACACTGGCCTTTCAGCCCGACCCGGACCTGGACAGCCCGCGAAGCCTCGAGCTGGTCTCCCGCCACCGTCCCGAGATCGCCCGCTCCTGGCAGCGGTCCGCCCGCAGTGGGGTCCGGCGGGACGCGGTCACCCTCCCCGGCCGCCTCGACGGCGACCGGCCCCACCGCCTCCTGCGCGCCGCCGGGGCAGTGGTCGAGCGACTGGCCCGCCGGCTGCAGGGGCAGCACTTCGCCGTCGTGCTCGCAGACGCGGGCGCGCGTGTCGTCGACGTGCGTGCGGGGCAGCCGGGCGTGCTCGCCTGGCTCGACCGGGTCGGCGTCGTCCCCGGCGCGCTGCTGGCCGAGGAGGCCGTCGGGACCAACGCGATCGGCTGCGCGGTGGAGGAGCGTCGCCCGTTCGCGGTCGTCGGCGTCGAGCACTACCGCGAGAACCTGCGGCGGCTCAGCGACCGGGCCGTCCCGGTCCGCCATCCCGTCACCGGTGTCGTCAAGGGGGCGCTCGCCCTCGCGTGCCGGACCGAGGACGACAGCGTGCTGCTGCTGCCGCTCGTGGAGGAGGCCGCGGCCCGGATCGAGGACGCACTGGCCGAGGACACCGCACGCCACGAGCGGCTGCTGCTGGACCGCTTCCTGCAGACCACCCGCCGATCCGCCACCGCCGTGGTCTGCCTGAACCGCGACCTGCTCATCAGCAACACCCTCGCCAGCCCGCTCGTGAGCCCGGCCGACCAGTCGTTCCTCTGGGACTGGGCGACCCGGGTCCTCGCGGGCCGCGACGAGTACTGCGGCGAGCTGCGGCTGGCCGAGGACGTCGTCGTGCAGGCCAGGTGCGCGGTCGTGCGGGACGACGACCAGGAGGCCGGGGTCGTCATCGAGATGCGGCCGCGCGCGACCGCGCCGCCCTGCGCGCCGCGGGGCGCCCAGCAGCACCTGCCGGGAGCGCGCGGCGGCGCAGGCGCCGGCGCCGTGCCCGGCCGGAGCGCCGCCGCGGAGCGGGTCCGACGCGAGCTCGCCGCCGTCGCGGGCGACCGGCGGCCGGTGCTCATCTCCGGTGAGCCGGGTACCGGCAAGACCTTCCTGGCCCGCCATCTGCACGAGCGGGACGGAGCGGTCGGCGCCGTGACCGTCCTCGAGACCGCGCAGTGCCGCGACGACCCGGCCGCCTGGTTCGCGCGACTGCGGGCCGGTCTCGTCGCGCCGGGAACCGTGGTGCTGCAGCACATCGACGAGCTGCCCGGCGACCTGGCCTGGCGCGCGGTGGGGCTGGTGGAGGGCGCCGACGAGCAGGCGGTGCGGCTCGTGGCCACGGCGCGGCCGGGCGGCAGCCAGGACGTGACGACGCGGCTGCGCGATTGCTTCCCGGCACGCCTGCAGCTGCCGCCGCTGCGGCAGGTGGCCGAGGACGTCGCCGCCATCGCGCAGGTGCTCGTCCGGGACCTCGCCGGTTGCTCGCCCGCGCCGCGCCTGGAGCCGGCCACGCTGCAGAGCTTGACGGGCCAGGTCTGGCCGGGGAACGTGCGCGAGCTGCGCGCGGTGCTCTCGAGCGCGCTGTTACGGTCGGGCGGTCGGAACGTCGCGCTCAAGCACCTGCCGCCCGAGTACCGCACGGCGCCGATCCGGCACCGGCTCACCGCCCTGCAGCGCGCCGAGCGCGAGGCCCTGCTCAACGCGCTGGACGACAGCGGCGGCAACAAGCTGGCCGCGGCCGAGCTGCTCGGCATCGCGCGTTCCACGCTCTACCGCAAGATCAGGATCCTGGGTATCGACGGCCGCTGCCTGAGCGGCTGA
- a CDS encoding NIPSNAP family protein, with amino-acid sequence MLYELREYTVVPGRLPALIARFTDHTLELFAKHGFDVEFISHTEFGENSIGEVVYVVRWESYQQMQDGWAGFLADPEWQRVKADSEKDGPLNSAVRRRLLNTAPFERRS; translated from the coding sequence GTGCTGTACGAACTCAGGGAGTACACGGTCGTGCCGGGCAGGCTGCCCGCGCTGATCGCCCGGTTCACCGATCACACGCTCGAGCTGTTCGCCAAGCACGGCTTCGACGTCGAGTTCATCTCCCACACCGAGTTCGGCGAGAACAGCATCGGCGAGGTCGTGTACGTCGTGCGGTGGGAGTCCTACCAGCAGATGCAGGACGGTTGGGCGGGGTTCCTCGCCGACCCCGAGTGGCAGCGGGTGAAGGCCGACAGTGAGAAGGACGGCCCGCTGAACTCCGCCGTGCGCCGACGGCTGCTCAACACGGCGCCGTTCGAGCGTCGCTCCTGA
- a CDS encoding FadR/GntR family transcriptional regulator, whose translation MRSYSRAIAGRHWLALGPDGVRVERWVEMARNDSQSGARRSPKISEVIARELASQIVNQKLPAGSVLPTEKEMIESFDVGRSTIREALRLLETRSVITLRPGPGGGPVVRRPRPEDLGEALTLILQFEDASLDDVMEARRAIEPMIARLAAARISDAELDTMEATIGVILDDPRPEVFQEQNRIFHSTLSKAARSVVLQVFVESLSSVADGVAGGVTYTARRYVAAAHAHTRIIEALRAHDGDLAEKMMRDHLDEADAYWHKKHKNLVSRPVVWRR comes from the coding sequence ATGCGCAGCTATTCTCGCGCCATCGCCGGGCGGCACTGGCTCGCCCTCGGTCCGGACGGGGTGCGTGTCGAGAGGTGGGTCGAAATGGCGAGGAATGACAGCCAGAGCGGCGCTCGGCGGAGCCCGAAGATATCCGAGGTCATCGCCCGCGAACTGGCGAGCCAGATCGTGAACCAGAAACTCCCGGCCGGCAGCGTCCTGCCGACCGAGAAGGAGATGATCGAGAGTTTCGACGTCGGCCGCTCCACCATCCGGGAGGCGCTGCGACTGCTGGAGACGCGCAGCGTCATCACGCTGCGGCCCGGGCCCGGCGGCGGGCCGGTGGTGCGCCGACCCCGCCCGGAGGACCTGGGCGAGGCCCTCACCCTGATCCTGCAGTTCGAGGACGCCTCGCTCGACGACGTGATGGAGGCCCGTCGCGCGATCGAGCCCATGATCGCCCGGCTGGCGGCCGCCCGGATCTCCGACGCCGAGCTGGACACGATGGAGGCGACGATCGGCGTGATCCTGGACGACCCGAGGCCCGAGGTCTTCCAGGAGCAGAACCGGATCTTCCACTCCACCCTGTCCAAGGCGGCGCGCAGCGTCGTGCTGCAGGTCTTCGTCGAAAGCCTGAGCAGCGTCGCCGACGGCGTCGCGGGCGGAGTCACCTACACGGCGCGGCGGTACGTCGCCGCGGCGCACGCGCACACCCGCATCATCGAAGCGCTCCGCGCACACGACGGCGACCTCGCCGAGAAGATGATGCGCGACCACCTCGACGAGGCGGACGCGTACTGGCACAAGAAGCACAAGAACCTGGTGTCGCGGCCGGTGGTGTGGCGGCGTTGA
- a CDS encoding LLM class flavin-dependent oxidoreductase, which translates to MLKEVRELAKMADDYGFEAICFPEHHLHTEGMEQGGPHSLYLDVAHHTKNIKVGPVGYVLPSHNPVKLAIETAWLDQMTEGRTVVGFARGYQERWFNAMTQLLPVQTATSDASERDKLNRELFEEVYRILKLAWKEESFTYDGKFYSFPYPYGGTNWPAGDYTRRFGADGEMGEDGLLHKISVVPKPYQKPHPKLFQAFSMSENTIRWTAREGITPIILTSIPEDYRKMVEAYQDEAKQVLGHDLALGENTGVLRSVHFGRNKDEAMRQARRGVSGVGWNNFWGHHGFYEVFRQAGETGEVPRTVERMDESHYLYAGDGWAGPARAQVTAVRAPSARRRPSRAPRVRPRRRTGRWRPGRHP; encoded by the coding sequence ATGCTCAAAGAGGTCCGCGAGCTGGCGAAGATGGCGGACGATTACGGCTTCGAGGCCATCTGCTTCCCGGAGCACCACCTGCACACCGAGGGCATGGAGCAGGGTGGGCCGCACTCGCTGTACCTCGACGTCGCCCACCACACCAAGAACATCAAGGTCGGCCCGGTCGGCTACGTGCTGCCCAGCCACAACCCGGTGAAGCTGGCCATCGAGACCGCGTGGCTCGACCAGATGACGGAGGGTCGCACGGTCGTCGGGTTCGCCCGCGGCTATCAGGAGCGCTGGTTCAACGCCATGACCCAGCTGCTCCCGGTACAGACCGCGACCAGCGACGCGAGCGAGCGCGACAAGCTCAACCGCGAGCTGTTCGAGGAGGTCTACCGGATCCTCAAGCTGGCGTGGAAGGAGGAGTCCTTCACCTACGACGGCAAGTTCTACTCCTTCCCGTACCCGTACGGGGGCACGAACTGGCCCGCCGGTGACTACACGCGGCGGTTCGGCGCCGACGGCGAGATGGGCGAGGACGGCCTGCTGCACAAGATCTCCGTCGTGCCCAAGCCGTACCAGAAGCCGCACCCGAAGCTGTTCCAGGCGTTCTCGATGAGCGAGAACACGATCCGGTGGACGGCTCGCGAGGGGATCACCCCGATCATCCTGACCTCGATCCCCGAGGACTACCGCAAGATGGTCGAGGCCTACCAGGACGAGGCGAAGCAGGTCCTCGGCCACGACCTCGCGCTCGGTGAGAACACCGGCGTGCTGCGGTCCGTGCACTTCGGACGCAACAAGGACGAGGCGATGCGCCAGGCCCGGCGCGGCGTCTCGGGGGTCGGGTGGAACAACTTCTGGGGCCACCACGGCTTCTACGAGGTCTTCCGCCAGGCCGGCGAGACCGGCGAGGTTCCGCGCACCGTCGAGCGGATGGACGAGTCGCACTACCTCTACGCCGGCGACGGGTGGGCCGGCCCCGCCCGGGCGCAGGTCACCGCGGTGCGCGCGCCTTCCGCTCGGCGGCGACCGTCTCGCGCACCGCGGGTGCGACCTCGCCGGCGAACAGGTCGATGGCGGCCGGGTCGTCACCCATGA
- a CDS encoding LLM class flavin-dependent oxidoreductase: protein MTDYGHDLTFGSFVTPSARPAQHAVELALHSERAGLDLVTFQDHPYQASFHDTWTLLSYVAARTSRIRLSGNVLNLPLRQPAVLARSAASLDLLSGGRIELGIGAGGFWDAIEGMGGRRLDPGQSVEALEEAISIIRGIWDVEQRGGVRVDGTFHRATGAKRGPAPAHDIGIWVGAYKPRLLRLTGRRADGWLPSLPYLPDGPDSLTEMNRHIDDGAHRAGRDPAAITRFLNITGTFTDTRGGLLVGPPDHWARELAELTLTHGISGFILMGDDPAAIDLFAGEVAPAVRETVAAERKARAPR, encoded by the coding sequence GTGACCGACTACGGACACGACCTGACCTTCGGCAGCTTCGTCACCCCCTCGGCCCGACCCGCGCAGCACGCCGTGGAGCTCGCACTGCACTCCGAGCGGGCCGGCCTGGACCTGGTGACCTTCCAGGACCACCCCTACCAGGCCTCGTTCCACGACACCTGGACGCTGCTGTCCTACGTCGCCGCCCGCACCAGCCGGATCCGGCTGTCGGGCAACGTGCTGAACCTGCCGCTGCGCCAGCCGGCCGTGCTCGCCCGCAGCGCCGCGAGCCTGGACCTGCTCAGCGGCGGCCGGATCGAGCTCGGCATCGGGGCCGGTGGCTTCTGGGACGCCATCGAGGGTATGGGCGGTCGCCGGTTGGACCCCGGTCAGTCGGTGGAGGCGCTGGAGGAGGCCATCTCGATCATCCGGGGCATCTGGGACGTCGAGCAGCGCGGCGGAGTCCGGGTGGACGGCACCTTCCACCGGGCGACCGGGGCGAAGCGCGGTCCCGCGCCCGCCCACGACATCGGCATCTGGGTCGGCGCCTACAAGCCGCGGCTGCTCCGGCTGACGGGACGCCGTGCGGACGGCTGGCTGCCGTCACTGCCCTACCTGCCCGACGGCCCCGACTCGCTCACCGAGATGAACCGGCACATCGACGACGGCGCGCACCGGGCCGGGCGTGACCCGGCGGCGATCACCCGGTTCCTCAACATCACCGGGACGTTCACCGACACCCGGGGCGGTCTGCTCGTCGGCCCACCCGACCACTGGGCCCGGGAGCTCGCCGAGCTCACGCTGACCCACGGCATCTCGGGGTTCATCCTCATGGGTGACGACCCGGCCGCCATCGACCTGTTCGCCGGCGAGGTCGCACCCGCGGTGCGCGAGACGGTCGCCGCCGAGCGGAAGGCGCGCGCACCGCGGTGA
- a CDS encoding LLM class flavin-dependent oxidoreductase translates to MTYAHRLEFGTFLAPDSRTPEDPVELARLSEQLGYDLVTFPDRPHLPEHLDTWTLLSWVAGVTDRIRLAANVHSVPLRSPSVLARSAASLDLLSGGRVELGLGAGAHREAVEAMGGDGLPPAQAVDALSEAVDVVRALNGVAGAVTYSGEHHRLSAAQPTVPTPHEIPIWIGAAGPRMLRLIGEKADGWSATLAAVGVDGLAAGNRTIDAAARAAGRDPREIRRLLNVSGRFAAQRAGFLDGPAADWVSDLLPLAVDHGVGTFVLMSDDPATLTRFAHEVIPALRAAVDRAVPHGAAGLRVRPAAVLARRRDGIDYDAAPASLAEVVEPGDRAYHRLRSGYLRGGSPGIVLRASDAAQVADALAFARAHPDLDLSIRSAGHGVSGRSTNDGGIVVDVSLMNTVKVLDEETRRIRVGPGARWMEVAAALHPHGWALSSGDYGGVGVGGLATAGGIGYLAREHGLTIDHLRAVDMVLADGRIVRASDTENPDLFWAVRGAGANFGIVTSFEFEVDEVGDVGFAQLALDASDTAGFLLDWGQVMESAPRDLTSFIILGPPRRGRPAVAQVMAVVDSDDPDTVLARLTPIAGIAPLLQQQVRITPYAVVMANADDGVHRGRGEPVTRSGLLRRITPAFAEAAERFLATGAVHFFQIRSLGGAISDVDADATAYAHRDANFQVVAFGARRDLLDTLWEDLYPHFEGLYLSFESDPRPARLLDAFPPRTLARLRGLKDEYDPGNTFRDNFNITPALERSAP, encoded by the coding sequence ATGACCTACGCCCACCGGTTGGAGTTCGGGACGTTCCTCGCTCCCGACAGCCGGACGCCGGAGGACCCGGTCGAGCTGGCGCGGCTGAGCGAGCAGCTCGGCTACGACCTGGTCACCTTCCCGGACCGTCCCCACCTGCCGGAGCACCTCGACACCTGGACGCTGCTCTCCTGGGTCGCCGGGGTGACCGACCGGATCCGGCTGGCGGCGAACGTCCACAGCGTCCCGCTGCGGTCACCGTCCGTCCTGGCCCGGTCGGCGGCCAGCCTCGACCTGCTCTCCGGCGGCCGCGTCGAGCTCGGGCTCGGCGCGGGGGCCCACCGGGAGGCCGTCGAGGCGATGGGCGGAGACGGGCTGCCGCCCGCGCAGGCCGTGGACGCCCTCTCCGAAGCCGTCGACGTCGTCCGCGCCCTGAACGGCGTAGCGGGCGCGGTGACCTACTCCGGCGAGCACCACCGGCTGAGCGCCGCCCAGCCCACCGTCCCGACACCGCACGAGATCCCGATCTGGATCGGGGCGGCGGGGCCGCGGATGCTGCGCCTCATCGGCGAGAAGGCCGACGGGTGGTCCGCGACCCTCGCGGCGGTCGGCGTCGACGGGCTGGCCGCGGGCAACCGGACCATCGACGCTGCCGCCCGCGCCGCCGGCCGGGATCCGCGCGAGATCCGGCGGCTGCTGAACGTCTCCGGCCGCTTCGCCGCGCAGCGCGCCGGCTTCCTCGACGGACCCGCGGCCGACTGGGTGAGCGACCTGCTCCCGCTCGCCGTCGACCACGGTGTCGGGACGTTCGTCCTGATGTCCGACGACCCCGCGACGCTGACGCGGTTCGCCCACGAGGTGATCCCCGCGCTCCGCGCCGCCGTGGACCGGGCGGTGCCGCACGGTGCCGCGGGGCTGCGGGTCCGCCCGGCCGCGGTGCTGGCCCGGCGCCGCGACGGCATCGACTACGACGCCGCACCCGCGTCGCTGGCCGAGGTGGTCGAGCCGGGCGACCGCGCCTACCACCGCCTCCGCTCCGGCTACCTGCGCGGGGGATCGCCGGGCATCGTGCTGCGGGCGTCCGACGCCGCCCAGGTCGCCGACGCGCTCGCCTTCGCCCGCGCCCACCCCGACCTGGACCTGTCGATCCGCAGCGCCGGGCACGGCGTGAGCGGCCGCTCCACCAACGACGGCGGGATCGTCGTCGACGTCTCGCTGATGAACACCGTGAAAGTCCTCGACGAGGAGACCCGCCGGATCCGCGTCGGTCCGGGCGCACGCTGGATGGAGGTCGCCGCGGCGCTGCATCCCCACGGATGGGCCCTGAGCTCGGGCGACTACGGCGGTGTCGGGGTCGGCGGTCTCGCCACGGCCGGCGGCATCGGCTACCTCGCCCGCGAGCACGGCCTGACCATCGACCACCTGCGCGCGGTCGACATGGTGCTCGCCGACGGCCGGATCGTCCGGGCGAGCGACACGGAGAACCCGGACCTGTTCTGGGCGGTCCGCGGGGCCGGGGCGAACTTCGGGATCGTCACCTCCTTCGAGTTCGAGGTCGACGAGGTCGGCGACGTCGGCTTCGCCCAGCTCGCGCTCGACGCGAGCGACACGGCCGGCTTCCTGCTCGACTGGGGACAGGTCATGGAGAGCGCCCCCCGCGACCTGACCAGCTTCATCATCCTGGGCCCGCCACGGCGCGGACGGCCCGCGGTCGCCCAGGTGATGGCCGTGGTCGACTCCGACGACCCGGACACCGTCCTCGCGCGGCTCACCCCGATCGCCGGGATCGCACCCCTGCTGCAGCAGCAGGTGCGGATCACCCCGTACGCGGTGGTCATGGCCAACGCGGACGACGGGGTGCACCGGGGCCGGGGCGAGCCGGTCACCCGCAGCGGGCTGCTGCGCCGCATCACCCCGGCGTTCGCCGAGGCGGCCGAGCGGTTCCTCGCCACCGGCGCGGTGCACTTCTTCCAGATCCGCTCGCTGGGCGGGGCGATCTCCGACGTCGACGCGGACGCCACCGCCTACGCCCACCGCGACGCGAACTTCCAGGTCGTCGCGTTCGGCGCTCGCCGCGACCTGCTCGACACCCTCTGGGAGGACCTCTACCCGCACTTCGAGGGCCTCTACCTCAGCTTCGAGAGCGACCCTCGCCCCGCACGCCTGCTCGACGCCTTCCCGCCCCGGACGCTGGCGCGCCTGCGCGGGCTCAAGGACGAGTACGACCCGGGGAACACCTTCCGCGACAACTTCAACATCACTCCCGCCCTGGAGAGGAGCGCACCGTGA
- a CDS encoding winged helix-turn-helix transcriptional regulator, whose protein sequence is MTSLHGPAAGFEHIDEERCRGFQASIELVGRKWTAGILLAGMRGARRFVEYRALVAGISDRLLTQRLKELEDDGLVERTVVPTMPVLIRYEPTERARGLMQALHPLIAWSETEDRGGSRPAPVPSANRRAQAE, encoded by the coding sequence GTGACTTCGCTCCACGGTCCCGCAGCCGGCTTCGAGCACATCGACGAGGAGAGGTGTCGCGGCTTCCAGGCCTCGATCGAGCTGGTGGGGCGCAAGTGGACCGCCGGCATCCTCCTCGCCGGGATGCGTGGCGCCCGGCGCTTCGTCGAGTACCGAGCGCTGGTGGCCGGCATCTCCGACCGCCTGCTGACCCAGCGGTTGAAGGAGCTGGAGGACGACGGTCTGGTCGAGCGCACGGTCGTGCCGACCATGCCGGTGCTGATCCGCTACGAGCCGACCGAGCGGGCACGGGGACTCATGCAGGCGCTGCACCCCTTGATCGCGTGGAGCGAGACCGAGGACCGGGGCGGCTCACGGCCGGCTCCGGTCCCGTCGGCGAACCGGAGGGCTCAGGCGGAGTAG
- a CDS encoding RidA family protein, translating into MSVELVHPGRVNRVDVHHQVAVAQGSRTVHLAGQVSWDTEGHLVGRDDVAAQAEQCYLNIAAALDAVGATPDDLAKVTVYVVDLDEAKAERFVVGRDRAGATLGARFQQPSTWIGVTSLAAPGFLVEVDALAVLP; encoded by the coding sequence ATGAGTGTGGAACTGGTGCACCCCGGACGGGTCAACCGGGTCGATGTCCACCACCAGGTCGCGGTCGCGCAGGGCTCGCGCACCGTGCACCTCGCCGGGCAGGTGTCCTGGGACACCGAGGGCCACCTCGTGGGCCGCGACGACGTCGCGGCGCAGGCCGAGCAGTGCTACCTCAACATCGCCGCCGCACTCGACGCGGTCGGGGCGACGCCGGACGACCTGGCCAAGGTCACCGTCTACGTCGTCGACCTGGACGAGGCCAAGGCGGAGCGGTTCGTCGTCGGGCGCGACCGGGCGGGCGCGACGCTGGGCGCGCGGTTCCAGCAGCCGAGCACCTGGATCGGGGTCACCTCGCTGGCTGCGCCGGGCTTCCTCGTCGAGGTCGACGCCCTGGCGGTGCTGCCCTGA
- a CDS encoding SDR family NAD(P)-dependent oxidoreductase gives MGAIMGVLDGKVALVTGGSGGIGLAIARAYLAEGARVFVTGRQRARLAAAEAELGPGATGVTCDVSRLDDLDALYATVAEQAGRLDVVVANAGIGIAAPLGEITEEQVDAMFATNVKGSLFTVQKALPHLAEGASIILIGSTAATRPEPFLPVYGATKAAIRNLVRGFAHSARTGGFRINALSPGATRSSGLLGLLSAEDLAATEDSVPLGRLAEPEEIAAAAVFLASEAAGFVNGSDLAADGGYAQV, from the coding sequence ATGGGAGCGATCATGGGAGTGCTCGACGGCAAGGTCGCGTTGGTGACCGGCGGGAGCGGCGGTATCGGTCTGGCGATCGCGCGCGCCTACCTCGCGGAGGGTGCGCGGGTGTTCGTCACCGGCCGTCAGCGGGCTCGGCTCGCTGCGGCAGAGGCCGAGCTCGGTCCCGGGGCGACCGGTGTGACCTGTGACGTGAGCCGGCTCGATGACCTCGACGCCCTGTACGCGACCGTCGCCGAGCAGGCGGGACGGCTCGACGTGGTGGTGGCCAACGCCGGTATCGGCATCGCGGCCCCGCTGGGCGAGATCACCGAGGAGCAGGTCGACGCCATGTTCGCCACCAACGTGAAGGGCTCGCTGTTCACCGTGCAGAAGGCCCTGCCGCATCTCGCGGAGGGCGCCTCGATCATCCTGATCGGGTCGACCGCCGCGACCCGGCCGGAGCCGTTCCTGCCCGTGTACGGGGCGACCAAGGCCGCGATCCGCAACCTCGTGCGCGGCTTCGCCCACAGCGCCCGCACCGGCGGGTTCCGGATCAACGCGCTCTCCCCCGGAGCGACCCGCAGCTCGGGTCTGCTCGGGCTGCTCTCAGCCGAGGACCTCGCCGCCACCGAGGACTCGGTCCCGCTCGGTCGCCTCGCCGAGCCCGAGGAGATCGCCGCGGCTGCGGTGTTCCTCGCGTCGGAGGCGGCCGGCTTCGTCAACGGCTCCGACCTCGCCGCCGACGGCGGCTACGCACAGGTCTGA
- a CDS encoding TetR/AcrR family transcriptional regulator: MPRPRQFDEQRVLAAVQAAFWDNGYAGTSLEDLLAATGLGKGSLYGAFGDKQSLFLRVLREYDEANDRMLRARLEGADRGVDVVRDFVLAAVGDPSGAGARRGCLLANTLMELAVSAPEVAAEARRSYDATTAVLAESIRRAQREDDVTSRIDPVQTAQAVLAGQLGLIVLGRTGRDPVLLQAVAGTLLATLLPAS; this comes from the coding sequence GTGCCGCGCCCCCGCCAGTTCGACGAACAGCGGGTGCTCGCCGCGGTGCAGGCGGCCTTCTGGGACAACGGGTACGCCGGCACGTCGCTGGAGGACCTGCTCGCGGCCACCGGGCTGGGCAAGGGGAGCCTCTACGGCGCCTTCGGCGACAAGCAGAGCCTGTTCCTCCGGGTGCTGCGCGAGTACGACGAGGCCAACGACCGGATGCTGCGGGCCCGGCTCGAGGGGGCCGACCGCGGTGTCGACGTCGTCCGCGACTTCGTGCTCGCTGCCGTGGGAGATCCGAGTGGGGCCGGGGCCCGCCGCGGGTGCCTGCTGGCGAACACCCTGATGGAGCTGGCCGTGAGCGCGCCCGAGGTCGCCGCCGAGGCCCGGCGCAGCTACGACGCGACGACGGCGGTGCTGGCCGAGTCGATCCGGCGGGCGCAGCGCGAGGACGACGTCACCTCCCGCATCGACCCGGTCCAGACCGCGCAGGCGGTCCTCGCCGGCCAGCTCGGCCTGATCGTCCTCGGCCGCACCGGCCGGGACCCGGTCCTCCTGCAGGCCGTGGCCGGGACGCTGCTCGCCACCCTGCTGCCCGCGTCCTGA